One Cricetulus griseus strain 17A/GY chromosome 5, alternate assembly CriGri-PICRH-1.0, whole genome shotgun sequence genomic window carries:
- the Syt2 gene encoding synaptotagmin-2, whose product MRNIFKRNQEPIVAPATTTATMPVRPADNSTESTGTGESQEDMFAKLKDKFFNEINKIPLPPWALIAMAVVAGLLLLTCCVCICKKCCCKKKKNKKEKGKGMKNAMNMKDMKGGQDDDDAETGLTEGEGEGEEEKEPENLGKLQFSLDYDFQANQLTVGVLQAAELPALDMGGTSDPYVKVFLLPDKKKKYETKVHRKTLNPAFNETFTFKVPYQELGGKTLVMAIYDFDRFSKHDIIGEVKVPMNTVDLGQPIEEWRDLQGGEKEEPEKLGDICTSLRYVPTAGKLTVCILEAKNLKKMDVGGLSDPYVKIHLMQNGKRLKKKKTTVKKKTLNPYFNESFSFEIPFEQIQKVQVVVTVLDYDKLGKNEAIGKIFVGSNATGTELRHWSDMLANPRRPIAQWHSLKPEEEVDALLGKNK is encoded by the exons ATGAGAAACATCTTCAAGAGGAACCAGGAGCCCATCGTGGcccctgccaccaccactgccaccatgcctgtcagACCTGCCGACAACTCCACAGAGAGTACAGGCACCGGAGAGAGCCAAGAAGACATGTTCGCCAAGCTGAAGGACAAATTCTTCAATGAGATCAACAAGATCCCCT TGCCACCCTGGGCTCTGATCGCCATGGCTGTGGTTGCCGGTCTCCTGTTGCTCACCTGCTGTGTCTGCATCTGCAAGAAGTGTTgctgcaagaagaaaaaaaacaagaaggagaAGGGCAAGGGCATGAAGAATGCCATGAACATGAAGGACATGAAAGGGGGACAG GATGATGACGATGCAGAGACAGGCCTGACTGAAGGAGAAGGTGAAGGCGAGGAAGAGAAGGAGCCAGAGAACCTGGGCAAATTGCAGTTTTCTCTGGACTATGATTTCCAAGCCAACCAG CTCACCGTGGGTGTCCTGCAAGCTGCTGAACTCCCTGCCCTGGACATGGGTGGCACTTCAGACCCGTATGTCAAAGTCTTCCTCCTCCCAGACAAGAAGAAGAAATATGAGACCAAGGTGCACCGGAAGACACTGAACCCTGCCTTCAACGAGACCTTCACTTTCAAG GTGCCATACCAGGAATTAGGAGGCAAAACCCTGGTGATGGCCATCTATGACTTTGATCGATTCTCTAAGCATGACATTATTGGAGAGGTGAAGGTGCCCATGAACACCGTGGACCTTGGCCAGCCCATTGAAGAGTGGAGAGACCTACAAGGCGGGGAGAAAGAAGAG ccagagaaactggGTGACATCTGTACCTCCTTGCGCTACGTGCCCACTGCTGGGAAGCTCACAGTCTGTATCCTGGAGGCCAAGAACCTCAAGAAGATGGATGTGGGGGGCCTTTCAG ACCCTTATGTGAAGATCCACCTGATGCAGAATGGCAAGAGActcaagaagaagaagacaacagTGAAGAAGAAGACCCTGAACCCCTACTTCAATGAGTCCTTCAGCTTTGAGATCCCCTTTGAGCAGATTCAG AAAGTCCAGGTGGTTGTCACTGTGCTAGACTATGACAAGCTGGGCAAGAACGAAGCCATCGGCAAGATCTTTGTGGGCAGCAACGCCACAGGCACGGAGCTGCGGCACTGGTCTGACATGCTGGCCAACCCTCGGAGGCCCATTGCCCAGTGGCACTCTCTTAAGCCCGAGGAGGAAGTGGATGCACTCCTAGGCAAGAACAAGTAG